A segment of the Desulfofundulus kuznetsovii DSM 6115 genome:
GAGCCCGTGTTTAAGGGCCGCTTTTACCTTGGCGTTGACATCCTCATCACTTTCGCCGAAATACTGCCGCCGTTCCGAGTGGCCCAGGATCACGTAGCGGCAGCCGATTTCCTTCAACATGACCGGGGAAATTTCCCCCGTATAGGCTCCTTCTTCGGCCCGGTGCATATTCTGGGCGCCCAGGACGATGTTGCTGCCCTCCAGTTCCCGGGCCACGGCGTACAGGGCGGTAAAGGGGGGACAGACGGCCACCTCCACCCCCTGGACGCCGGCCAGGGCCTCTTTTAGCCCCCGCACGAATTCTACCGCTTCGGTGACGGTCTTATACATTTTCCAGTTACCCGCCAGAAGGGGTATACGCATGTTTATCTCTCCCTCACTTCCCTGTGTCCATTAACACGGCCACGCCGGGCAGGACCTTCCCTTCCAGAAACTCCAGGGAGGCGCCGCCGCCGGTGGAAATATGGGACATCCTGCCGGCCACCCCGGCCTTTTCCACCGCCGCCGCCGTATCTCCCCCGCCCACGATGGTGGTGGCTTTGCTATCGGCCAGCGCCTTTGCCAAGCCAAAGGTGCCCGCGGCAAAGGGGGCCATCTCGAAGACACCCATGGGGCCGTTCCAGATGACGGTACCGGCATCGCGCACTTCGGCGGCAAAGGATTCTACCGTTTTCGGGCCAATGTCCAGGGCCATCCACTCTTCCGGTACGGCATCCGCCGGTACCACCCTGGGTTCCGCTTCCGGGCGGGCCGCCTCGGCAACCACCAGGTCCACGGGCAGCAGCAGCTTGACGCCCGCCTTTTCCGCCCGGGCCATTAAATCCCGGGCCAGGACCACCCGGTCCGCTTCCAGCAGCGACTTACCCAGCGCAAAACCCCGGGCGGCCAGGAAGGTATTGGCCATGCCCCCGCCAATGAGCAGGGCGTCCACCTTGCCCAGGAGGTTTTCAATCACGCCAATCTTATCGGAAACCTTGGCCCCACCCAGGATGGCCACAAAGGGACGGGTGGGGTTGGACAGGGCCTGGCTCAGCACGGTAATTTCCTTTTCCATCAAGAACCCGGCCGCGGCGGGCAAAAAGTGGGCCACCCCCTCGGTGGAAGCGTGGGCCCGGTGGGCGGTACCGAAAGCGTCGTTCACATAAACGTCGGCCAGTTCGGCCAGCTGCCGGGCAAACTTTTCATCGTTTTTTTCCTCCCCGGGGTAAAAACGCACATTTTCCAGCAGCACCACATCGCCGGGCTGCATGCCGTTTATGGCCTGCCTGGGTTCATCCCCTATACAGTCGTCCACCTTGACCACCGGCTTGCCCAGCAACTCCGAAAGGCGCCGGGCCACCGGGTCCAGGCGGTAGCGGTCGTCCACTTTGCCCTTGGGACGCCCCAAATGGGAGGCCAGGATTACCCTGGCCTGCCTGTCAATCAGGTACTGTATGGTCGGCAGCGCCGCCCGGATCCGGGTGTCATCGGCAACATTACCCTCCTGGTCCAGGGGTACGTTAAAATCCACCCGTACCAGTACCCGTTTACCGGTTACTTCCATGTCCCGGATGGTTTTAATCACGCATATACCTCCCTCGCGGCATAATATTCGGGCGGTAATCTTCCCTCCCGGCGAAAGGCCGGGGAAGGGCGCCGCCCTTTTTATTTAGTATTGCCCATTACCTGTTCCGGCGGGTGCCGCGTCAGGGGCCCGCCGGAAACACCTGCCTATGTATATTCTTTGACATGTTTTACTAAAATCCTCTCCGGGCCATATATAAAATTAAGTCCAGGATGCGGTTGGAATAACCCCATTCATTGTCGTACCAGGCCACCACTTTAACCATATCCTCGCCAATGACCATGGTCGAGGGGCCGTCCACAATGGCCGAGTGGGGGTCCCCGCAGTAATCCACCGACACCAAAGGCAGGTCGCTGTAAGCCAGGATCCCCTTAAGCCCACCCTCGGAGGCATCCTTCAAAGCTCCGTTTACTTCCTCCGCCGTAACGGGACGGCGCAGCTGGGCCACAAAATCCACCACGCTGACATTGGGCGTGGGCACCCGCATGGCCATACCGTTCAACTTGCCTTTCAGTTGCGGGAGCACCAGCTCCACCGCCCTGGCCGCACCGGTGGTGGTGGGAATAATGCTCATGCCGGCGGCCCGGCCCCGGCGCAGGTCCCGGTGGGGCATATCCAGGATCTGCTGATCGTTGGTATAGGCATGGACGGTGGTCATGAGACCTTTGACAATGCCGAACTGCTCATCCAGCACTTTGGCCACCGGTGCCAGGCAGTTGGTGGTACAGGAGGCGTTGGAAATCACATGATGTACGGCAGGATTATAAAGCTCCTCGTTAACGCCCATGACCACTGTGAGGACGTCGCCCTTGGCCGGGGCGCTGATGATCACCTTCTTGGCTCCGCTGGAAAGATGGACGGCGGCATCTTCCGCCGTTCTAAATTTGCCGGTGGACTCCACCACCACATCCACCCCCAGTTTGCCCCAGGGGATGCTGGCGGGGTCCGCCTCGGCAAAGACAGCGATCTCCCGGTCGTTTACCACCAGGGAGCGCTCATCGGCCTGCACGTCGGCGTCCAGCCGGCCGTGGACCGAATCGTATTTCAGAGCGTGGGCAAGGGTGCGGACGTAGTTTCCATTTGCCGGAAGCCGCCGGGACTTGTGGTTTACGGCTACCACCTGGATCTCGGGATACCGGAGCGATGCCCGCAGGACATTCCTCCCGATCCGGCCGAAACCATTAATCCCTATTTTTACCGTCATTATTCCCTCTCGCTCCTTTCAATAGTATACCTCATTTAGTAAAATTTATTTGAATTATGATATTCTTATTCGCTATCCAGTTAAATAGTTCCTCCTTTTTCTGGTTAATTGAGATAAAAAATTGGGTACCGTTTGCAAAACAGTACCCTTTAAAGCTGCCCGTGTATGGAGGTTTTCCAGATCTGCGCAGGCCGCCGCAAAGGAAATATCCCGCGGGATGATCTCCAAGGGACTCAGTACCGCTTCCTCTGCTGC
Coding sequences within it:
- a CDS encoding phosphoglycerate kinase; amino-acid sequence: MEVTGKRVLVRVDFNVPLDQEGNVADDTRIRAALPTIQYLIDRQARVILASHLGRPKGKVDDRYRLDPVARRLSELLGKPVVKVDDCIGDEPRQAINGMQPGDVVLLENVRFYPGEEKNDEKFARQLAELADVYVNDAFGTAHRAHASTEGVAHFLPAAAGFLMEKEITVLSQALSNPTRPFVAILGGAKVSDKIGVIENLLGKVDALLIGGGMANTFLAARGFALGKSLLEADRVVLARDLMARAEKAGVKLLLPVDLVVAEAARPEAEPRVVPADAVPEEWMALDIGPKTVESFAAEVRDAGTVIWNGPMGVFEMAPFAAGTFGLAKALADSKATTIVGGGDTAAAVEKAGVAGRMSHISTGGGASLEFLEGKVLPGVAVLMDTGK
- the gap gene encoding type I glyceraldehyde-3-phosphate dehydrogenase — protein: MTVKIGINGFGRIGRNVLRASLRYPEIQVVAVNHKSRRLPANGNYVRTLAHALKYDSVHGRLDADVQADERSLVVNDREIAVFAEADPASIPWGKLGVDVVVESTGKFRTAEDAAVHLSSGAKKVIISAPAKGDVLTVVMGVNEELYNPAVHHVISNASCTTNCLAPVAKVLDEQFGIVKGLMTTVHAYTNDQQILDMPHRDLRRGRAAGMSIIPTTTGAARAVELVLPQLKGKLNGMAMRVPTPNVSVVDFVAQLRRPVTAEEVNGALKDASEGGLKGILAYSDLPLVSVDYCGDPHSAIVDGPSTMVIGEDMVKVVAWYDNEWGYSNRILDLILYMARRGF